In Brachypodium distachyon strain Bd21 chromosome 5, Brachypodium_distachyon_v3.0, whole genome shotgun sequence, the genomic window GGGCCTTCCCAGCTGGTACGGACCCAGGTGGGTCAACCTGCACGTTTATAGTTAACAACACACATTTAGTCCATTGATAAACGATGATGAAGACCAAAGTAGCATAGCATGTTAGGTGATGAATTGGCTAGCTAACTAAGTCAACACGTCACCCAAAAGATTTGGAGAACTATATGTATGCTCTCGTGGTACAAGTTTCGACTTGTTTTGGACCAGACCAACAGCAAACTATAGCAAATCAAGGAAACATGATATTGATACGGGCATGCATACACACACGATCAAACCAAATCGTGCTTTCCTTGATTTGAATAAGCAAGTCGATCGTGATATTTGGTTCGGTAGGTTTGGTCCATATCTCCAGACGTTTGCTATCGATTTCGTGGTCCATCGCCACAAAAAAACGTGGTACTACGATCAATCGGGGCTGTCTTATGGACCCACACGGTTCCACGTTTTTTCCTCCGTGTGGAACGCTCAAAGAGATCCCAGCAGAAAAGCAATGGGACTCCGACAGTCCGACTTGGTGGGTAAACAAGGTCGACTAACCCGGCCGGCACTACGGCTTTTTCGATCGAAATACTTGAGAAATTTTAATATCGTTACCACAAACATAACTATGATGGATATGATCGATCGTATTTACCTCTCTTTACGCTTCACGAGGAACTGCTGCAGCGATTTCGTTCTTGCGAGTGGTATGTCTGCAAAGCAAGAATTTATAATTATAAGCTGAAGCAATTAAGCAATAACTTTATGGATTGTCGATGCTGCGCGCTATTGTAGCCAACCTTTGCCGAAATTTCCAACAAGTGTATTGCCACGGCCGTCTCTCTCTAACGTGGTTACCTCCGTTGCCATCCGCATTATAGCTTCTGCCTGTCAAaccatttttcaaatgttaaGGGCAATATTCATAGATGTGTTTGATAATCAACATATTTTACGTTTATAAAGATGATTCACAACACATACCACCACAGTCACACACACTCCTGTGCAGCTCTTGGGCAACGCACGATGGAATTTTGATCGTTTCCATACACGTGCATTCTTTGTAATCCATGAAAATTAAGTTTTTTTATCAAAACCATCTGCTAGTAGCATTTGATTTTAGAAATCTAACATTCTACTAAATGCTTTTAGGTACATTTGAAACTTTAATTACAAACATGCATGGGCTCACTTGGTTTGCTGGATATATTTTTACAGGATTTCAACCTTTGGTAAAAATTTCCTAGCATTCATTTCACGGAACTAGATATGCTAGATTCCCAAGAATTATGTTCAGATTGACCTGATTTCTACGGATTCATAGCATTAGATGAGACCTCATGAAATTTTTATAAGAATTGAAGTGCGCGTAACATTTCGATCATTTGattttcctattcctatgatttcaaaaatcatgttaagtatgcatgtatatataattAATGAACTGTCTGAGATAGTATTTCTTAAATCTTAGTCGTCCGGTCAAGGCTTTTATCGCCATCTACTTAACCATCTTAATCATCCGCAACTCACTCATGTTAAACATGTCGAATAGAAGTTGCAGCGGAGTTTTGCTAAATAAATACATTTTAAATTGCAGTTTTAGGTGATCGACCGCAAGGATTTAATGAAAAAGTCCACATATTAATAGATTAAGGTATGTCATACGTACGtcatacttttttttgctaattAAGTTATTGATCCCGACGAATGTAATGCACATGAATTTGATTGAGTTAGGAGTATCAAACATCCCTAACTTGGTGGGGGTGGATGTAGAAATCGGGCCACAGTACGGATTTAAGTCCTCATGAACGCCAAATTAGGTTTCTATTTAAACCGTTGTTGTTTCCTCCACGTTTTTGTTTAAATATTATCGAATAATCCTAAAGTAATCCTCAGCTAATAATCCTGAAGTGATCATATTATCAGATGCACTTGTGAAGTGGGAAATCAACGGGAGACAATACGATCCATATGCAAGCAAACAGCCAGCTAAACATTGTCTGCTAGCTACTACTTAGCAGGTAGGGGCACCACCTCACAGCGGCCTGCCACCTCACACGGAATAGTTAATTGGTAAGGTCAAAGTAAGTTTGATTCTTTGAACCTCGATAATAACCCAAGTGTGTTCAACTTGATGAACTAATAATCAGACGACATAACAAATCATATACCTTATGGTGGGAGACATCGAAGATGGCGACGGAGCCGTTGTAGAAGACCGTCATGGGagccgcagcggcggccggtgccggcgggcgggcgccgacgacgacgcggcgcAGCAGCTGCGGGTCTATCCTCGCTATCGCGCTCGTCTCCATCCCTGCACAGTGCACACACACGAATCCAGTGGGTCCTCATCAGTCATCAGCATGCCAGGCACACGCAGAGATCGATCAAGAGAGCTAGCGAGAGAGGTCTCACGGACCTCGGATggacgatgaggaggaagcgccgCTGCTCTTGGCGTGGTGCTCGCCGACGCCAGGGACGTCGTTGGCTCCGGCGCGGAGGCCGAGGAAGTCGAGCTCCATCGGCGGCGCTCTCGACGACATGATCGGTCGATAAAAGAAGGCCGGGGCAGGGCCACGCTAGCTCTCGTGAGGGTTAATTTCCGCGTTCGATCGAACGGGAATGCGAGGAGTAGGAACTAGGCTAATGCGCGCGCGTATAAATAGAGTTAacgactcctcctcctcctatgCTCTGTCGCTGCGTGCTCTGCAACCGCTGCATGCATCGCCACGACTCGTGTCATATTACGTCCTCCTTGTCTCAtttgctcgatcgatcggcctTAGTAGTGCAGGTCGGAACGCGCGGAGAAAGCGACCGACCCACCGTCTCCGTCGGCCTTGATTACTTTACTACATAAACGAAAGTAATAAGACCGATATATCGATCGATCCACTAATAATCAGCTGCCGCGTGTGTGTTGCCAATGCCAACGACGCGGAACCACTCCAATAATAACAAGTGGGAGAGCGGGCCGGCACGCGTCTAGTTCCGCCGCGGAAGAGGCGTGTTTTCCATTGAGGCACGAGCTCCTCGCGCGGGCCGGACCGGACGTCACCACAAGCGTCCCGCGCGCGTTGCTTCCTCGCCCAGCAACCACGCGCGCCGGTGCCCGTTTCGAGCCGACAGCGTGCACCGCACTCTCTTACATCTCTTTCCTGCCCTTGACCAGCCAAGGAATGGCTGATTCTTCTGCGCCGCTGCAATCGCGTTTCGTTTGGGCTTTGTTTCGGTAGGTTGATTTGACGCGACGATTAATATGACCACGCGCGCGATCCTGCTGCTGGAAAAGGAGATCGCGGGGGACGAAATTGAGCGGACAGGGAATAACATGTGGTGTATGTATATGTTCCGTGCGGTTCGGCATGACCATGCTCCCGGAACCCGTCACTTTGCCCTCCAGCCTTCCTAGTTTTGCGCACGTGAAAAAGAAGGCGcgtgtttcttcttttttacttcCTGATGACTGAACTAGGAAAATGTCGGAGCCCGCGAAAGCTGCACTACGGAAAAATTTGCTCCGAAATCATTCAACTCAACTAGTCAACTCTACCGAGttccgaagaaaaaaaaaactgcagctCTACCTGTCAACAAAAAATAACTCTGCAActctgattttattttattattttattactAATTCCTATAAAAACTTGTTTGGTCCAGTTGAACACCTAAATATAACTTTGTCACAACCTTTAGACAATGTGTTAACAGATGCAAATAAAGATATGCTTAGTTCTGACTTTACTTTGAAAGCAATAAAAGAGGTTGTTTTTAATATGGCTCATAATAAAGCTTGTGGTCCCGGTGGTTTTCCTATAGAATTTTATCAACATTTCTGGCCTATAATATGTGAAGATCTGCTTCTACTCTTTAAAGATTTTAGTAATGGAAAATTGGATATTTCTAGGATTAATTATGGCATTGTTACTTTATTACCCAGGGGTCAAGGAGCTAATAAAATTCAGATGTACAGACCCATATGTTTGTCTAATGTTCTTTCAAAATCTTCACCAAAGCAATTAATAATAGAGGAGCTCTAGTAGCAGATAAAAGTGTGGCTGCTACTCAAGCTGCTTTTATCAAAGGAAGGTATATTCTAGACAATGTACTTGTGTTGCATGAAATTCTAGATGACTTATATCATAGCAAAAAAATCTGGTGTTTTGTTTAAAATTGATTTCGAAAAAGCATACGATAAAATAAACTGGGCTTTCATGTTTTCAATACTTCAAATGAAAGGGGTCCCCTCAAAATTTGTGGACTGGATCATGAAGGTAGTTACAAATGGTAGCGTTGCAATTATGGTAAATGACCAATTAGGTCCTTACTTTAAAACCAAAAAAGGGCTCCACCAGGGAGACCCATCATCCCCCTTTCTTTTCAATCTGAATGTCCTTCTTCAGAGAGCCGAAGAGCAAGATCTTTTTGAAGGTTTAGCTAGTCATCTACTAGATAGTGGGACCTCAATTCCGCAGTATGCAGACGATACAATTTTCTTGATGGAAGATAGTTTTGAATGTACTAGAAATCTGAAATTCATTTTATGCATGTTTGAACATTTGACTGGGTTAAAAATTTACTTCCATAAGAGCGAAGTTTATTGTTTTGGGGATGCTGTCCAAAGACAACAAGAATATGCTAAACTATTCTCTTGTCAAAGGGGACAGATTCCTTTTAAATATCTAGGGATTCCTATCAAAGATAAAAGGTTATGCAATGCTGATTGGAAATATATAGAAGATAGAGTAGAGAAGAAAATGTGT contains:
- the LOC100821983 gene encoding protein TIFY 9, yielding MSSRAPPMELDFLGLRAGANDVPGVGEHHAKSSGASSSSSIRGMETSAIARIDPQLLRRVVVGARPPAPAAAAAPMTVFYNGSVAIFDVSHHKAEAIMRMATEVTTLERDGRGNTLVGNFGKDIPLARTKSLQQFLVKRKERLTHLGPYQLGRPGATVGNKAPCVKKEAEAA